The following are encoded in a window of Mycobacteroides chelonae CCUG 47445 genomic DNA:
- the nusG gene encoding transcription termination/antitermination protein NusG, whose protein sequence is MTTFDGDAASEPEDTADTAVSVDVVDESTEAEESAQEPTESSSDAPVAEAVADEDADPAVTLKAQLRREPGEWYVVHSYAGYENKVKANLQTRVQNLDVGDYIFQIEVPTEEVTEIKNGQRKQVNRKVLPGYILVRMELNDESWGAVRNTPGVTGFVGATSRPSPLALDDVVKFLLPQTPAKKPAKGSATETAAAAAETGGLERPVIEVDFEVGESVTVTDGPFATLPASISEVNAEQQRLKVLVSIFGRETPVELNFTQVEKL, encoded by the coding sequence GTGACGACCTTCGATGGCGACGCTGCGAGCGAGCCAGAAGACACCGCTGATACCGCCGTATCGGTCGACGTGGTCGACGAGAGCACCGAGGCCGAGGAATCGGCCCAGGAGCCAACCGAGTCGTCTTCGGATGCGCCGGTTGCCGAGGCAGTGGCCGATGAGGACGCCGACCCGGCCGTCACGTTGAAGGCTCAGCTGCGCCGCGAGCCGGGCGAGTGGTACGTCGTTCACTCGTACGCCGGATACGAGAACAAGGTCAAGGCGAACCTGCAGACCCGTGTGCAGAACCTGGACGTCGGCGACTACATCTTCCAGATCGAGGTGCCCACCGAAGAGGTCACCGAGATCAAGAACGGCCAGCGCAAGCAGGTCAACCGCAAGGTGCTGCCCGGCTACATCCTGGTCCGGATGGAACTGAACGACGAATCTTGGGGTGCTGTCCGCAACACCCCCGGTGTCACCGGGTTTGTCGGTGCCACCTCGCGTCCGTCGCCGCTGGCCCTCGACGACGTGGTGAAGTTCCTGCTGCCGCAGACTCCCGCCAAGAAGCCTGCCAAGGGCTCGGCGACCGAGACCGCAGCCGCTGCCGCCGAGACCGGTGGCCTGGAGCGTCCGGTCATCGAGGTCGACTTCGAGGTCGGCGAGTCGGTCACCGTCACCGATGGTCCGTTCGCGACGCTGCCCGCCAGCATCAGCGAGGTCAACGCCGAACAGCAGCGCCTCAAGGTGCTGGTGTCCATCTTCGGCCGCGAGACCCCGGTCGAGCTCAACTTCACCCAGGTGGAGAAGCTCTAA
- the secE gene encoding preprotein translocase subunit SecE, producing MSDELDESGVDSDRAVTSTKPLRPTGKRTRRADVSTAATELTESGGSETGEVKKKAAKNSRKPAAKKDKTGPSRNPLVQLWVFLKQVVAELRKVIWPNRKQMVSYTSVVLVFLVFMVTLIGVIDLGLARLVMLVFG from the coding sequence ATGAGCGACGAGCTAGACGAGTCCGGAGTCGACAGCGACCGGGCCGTCACCTCGACCAAGCCGCTGCGCCCGACGGGTAAGCGGACCCGCCGTGCTGACGTCTCGACCGCGGCTACGGAGCTCACCGAATCCGGTGGCTCCGAGACCGGTGAGGTCAAGAAGAAGGCTGCGAAGAACAGTCGGAAACCGGCCGCCAAGAAGGACAAGACGGGACCTTCGCGCAATCCGCTCGTCCAGCTTTGGGTGTTCCTCAAGCAGGTTGTGGCCGAGCTGCGCAAGGTCATCTGGCCGAACCGCAAGCAGATGGTCAGCTACACCTCGGTGGTGCTGGTCTTCCTGGTGTTCATGGTCACCCTGATCGGTGTGATCGACCTGGGCCTGGCCCGGCTGGTCATGCTGGTGTTCGGGTAG
- a CDS encoding FAS1-like dehydratase domain-containing protein: protein MALQLDIVGMTHKYSRTYVVGREKIREFAQSVKAVDPASLDPNAAAELGHGGLIAPLAFPAVMALLVQKEFFRTYDVGMDTMQIVHSEQKFVYHKPITEGDELSCDFQVDSHKEAFGVDIVTTRNIVRDQNGELVMEAFTTLMGRDSDRMADIKLL, encoded by the coding sequence ATGGCGCTCCAACTCGATATCGTCGGAATGACGCATAAGTACTCCAGGACCTACGTGGTGGGACGGGAGAAAATCCGCGAGTTCGCACAGTCGGTCAAGGCTGTGGATCCGGCCAGCCTCGACCCGAACGCGGCGGCCGAACTCGGACACGGCGGTCTCATCGCGCCCCTGGCCTTCCCGGCAGTGATGGCGCTGCTGGTGCAGAAGGAGTTCTTCCGCACCTATGACGTCGGCATGGACACCATGCAGATCGTGCATTCCGAGCAGAAGTTCGTGTACCACAAGCCCATCACCGAGGGTGATGAGTTGTCGTGCGACTTCCAGGTCGACTCCCACAAGGAGGCCTTCGGCGTGGACATCGTGACCACCCGCAACATCGTGCGCGATCAGAATGGCGAGCTGGTCATGGAGGCCTTCACCACCCTGATGGGCCGTGACTCGGACCGGATGGCCGATATCAAGCTCCTCTGA
- the hadB gene encoding (3R)-hydroxyacyl-ACP dehydratase subunit HadB: protein MALREFSSVNVGDQLPEKMIPLTRQDLVNYAGVSGDLNPIHWDDETAKLVGLEDGAIAHGMLTMGLGGGYVTEWIGDPAAVTEYNVRFTSFVTVPNDGVGAEIVFNGRVKSVDEDTKSVTIALTATTNGKKIFGRAIATATLA from the coding sequence ATGGCATTGCGTGAATTCAGTTCGGTCAACGTGGGAGATCAGCTGCCGGAGAAGATGATTCCGCTGACCCGGCAGGATCTTGTGAATTACGCCGGCGTTTCCGGCGACCTCAACCCCATCCACTGGGACGACGAGACCGCCAAGCTGGTGGGACTCGAGGACGGCGCCATCGCCCACGGCATGCTGACCATGGGCCTGGGTGGCGGTTACGTCACCGAGTGGATCGGCGACCCGGCGGCGGTGACCGAATACAACGTGCGTTTCACCAGCTTCGTCACCGTCCCCAATGACGGTGTGGGCGCGGAGATCGTCTTCAACGGTCGCGTGAAGTCGGTCGACGAGGACACCAAGTCGGTCACCATCGCGCTGACCGCCACCACCAACGGCAAGAAGATCTTCGGACGCGCTATCGCGACTGCGACGCTGGCGTAG
- the hadA gene encoding (3R)-hydroxyacyl-ACP dehydratase subunit HadA has product MALSQDLVGTHYRYPDHYVVEREKIREHADAVKSGHPAHHEESVAAALGYGSLVATPTFLCIFGYTAQAAFFEHANIGIKDEKIVQVDQELRILRPITAGDKLFCDVYLDSIRRSFGADIIVTKSLITNDKGELVQELITTLAGRTAEDGEEGGFN; this is encoded by the coding sequence GTGGCTTTATCGCAAGATCTTGTCGGAACTCACTACCGATACCCCGACCACTATGTGGTCGAGCGGGAGAAGATTCGCGAGCACGCCGACGCGGTGAAGAGCGGTCACCCCGCTCATCACGAAGAGTCCGTCGCCGCGGCTCTTGGCTACGGCTCGTTGGTCGCTACGCCGACTTTCCTCTGCATCTTCGGATACACCGCTCAGGCGGCCTTCTTCGAGCATGCGAACATCGGGATCAAGGACGAGAAGATCGTCCAGGTCGATCAGGAACTCAGAATCCTGCGCCCGATCACGGCCGGAGACAAGCTGTTTTGCGATGTGTACCTCGACTCGATCCGGCGCTCGTTCGGTGCCGACATCATCGTCACCAAGAGCCTCATCACCAATGACAAGGGTGAGCTGGTGCAGGAGCTGATCACGACTCTTGCCGGGCGCACTGCAGAAGACGGAGAAGAAGGCGGGTTCAACTGA
- the rpmG gene encoding 50S ribosomal protein L33 — translation MASSTDVRPKVTLACETCKHRNYITKKNRRNDPDRLELKKFCPNCGSHQPHKESR, via the coding sequence GTGGCCTCCAGCACAGACGTCCGGCCCAAGGTCACCTTGGCATGTGAGACGTGCAAGCACCGTAACTACATCACCAAGAAGAACCGGCGTAACGACCCTGACCGGCTGGAACTGAAGAAGTTCTGCCCGAACTGCGGATCGCACCAGCCTCACAAAGAGTCGCGCTAG
- a CDS encoding NAD(P)/FAD-dependent oxidoreductase produces MSEPGLIIAGSGPAGVAAAESFREHNASAPVQILTTDPDSPYERPPLSKQYLRRQTDDVVLHPPSWYDERAIELISSTAIDRIDVDDRAVYAGAQRYDFRSLILASGAAPSPLSVPGGHHALLLRSLTDATVLRDAADTADSAVVVGAGFIGCEAAASLALRGVSVTLVAPESLPQEARLGREAGERLRDLVTATGVRYIGGVEVEEITGEGVRLNSGVTIDGDLTLAATGVTPQSSLAAKAGIRVEDSRIVVGSDMRTSASGVYAAGDVARAWHAIAERYLTVEHWQDAIDQGSVAGACAAGHAAAWDAVPGFWTTIGEATVKYHAWGGGYEDSRMISSPEGFTVWYEADAATVGVLTYNADDDYELGRKLIAEGRPAPTDAR; encoded by the coding sequence ATGAGTGAACCAGGCCTGATCATCGCCGGCAGTGGTCCGGCAGGCGTCGCGGCAGCGGAATCATTCCGCGAGCACAACGCGAGCGCACCGGTGCAGATACTCACCACAGACCCCGACTCCCCCTATGAACGCCCGCCGCTGAGCAAGCAGTATCTGCGGAGACAGACAGATGACGTCGTCCTGCATCCCCCATCGTGGTACGACGAGCGCGCGATCGAACTCATCAGCAGTACCGCGATAGACCGCATCGACGTCGATGACCGTGCCGTCTACGCGGGCGCGCAGCGCTATGACTTCCGCAGCCTCATCCTTGCGTCCGGCGCGGCACCCTCCCCCTTGTCGGTACCGGGTGGGCACCACGCCCTGCTGTTGCGCTCATTGACCGACGCCACCGTGCTGCGGGACGCAGCGGACACCGCCGACTCCGCGGTCGTTGTCGGCGCCGGGTTCATCGGCTGCGAAGCCGCGGCATCCCTGGCGCTACGCGGTGTGTCGGTGACTTTGGTTGCCCCCGAATCCCTTCCACAAGAGGCGCGGCTTGGCAGAGAGGCCGGTGAGCGCCTGCGCGACCTAGTGACCGCGACAGGAGTGCGTTACATCGGCGGGGTGGAGGTCGAAGAAATCACCGGGGAGGGCGTAAGGCTCAACAGCGGTGTCACCATCGATGGCGATCTCACTCTGGCCGCCACGGGTGTCACACCACAAAGCAGTCTCGCCGCTAAAGCCGGTATACGGGTAGAAGATTCGCGAATCGTCGTTGGCTCCGATATGCGCACGTCCGCGAGCGGCGTCTACGCCGCCGGAGATGTCGCCCGTGCATGGCACGCCATCGCCGAGCGATATCTGACGGTCGAGCACTGGCAGGACGCGATCGACCAGGGCTCGGTTGCGGGAGCCTGCGCTGCGGGCCATGCTGCCGCATGGGATGCGGTACCGGGGTTCTGGACCACCATTGGCGAGGCCACGGTGAAGTACCACGCCTGGGGCGGCGGCTACGAAGACAGCCGGATGATCAGTAGCCCCGAGGGGTTCACGGTTTGGTATGAAGCCGACGCCGCGACGGTCGGGGTGCTTACCTATAACGCTGACGACGATTACGAACTCGGCAGAAAACTCATCGCCGAGGGTCGGCCCGCACCAACGGACGCCCGTTGA
- a CDS encoding DUF7218 family protein, producing the protein MPNSSIKNEKMYKELRKQGDSKEKSARISNAAAARGSSAVGRKGGKSGSYDDWTVAELRKRAKELGLSGYSRLAKSELIGELRNH; encoded by the coding sequence GTGCCGAACTCGTCGATCAAGAACGAGAAGATGTACAAGGAACTACGGAAACAGGGCGATTCCAAGGAGAAGTCGGCCAGGATCTCCAATGCGGCCGCTGCCCGTGGGAGCTCGGCGGTAGGGCGTAAGGGCGGTAAGTCGGGTTCCTACGATGACTGGACCGTGGCAGAGCTTCGCAAGCGCGCCAAGGAACTTGGATTGTCGGGCTATTCGCGGCTGGCCAAGAGCGAACTGATTGGCGAGCTGCGCAACCATTGA
- a CDS encoding CsbD family protein, which translates to MSDKSGPEEGIEGVVEGAKGKFKEVAGAVTGRDDLKREGQAQQDKADAQREAAKKEAEAEAARKAADANEAREEAQR; encoded by the coding sequence ATGTCTGACAAGAGTGGTCCCGAAGAAGGTATCGAGGGCGTCGTTGAGGGCGCAAAGGGCAAGTTCAAGGAAGTCGCCGGTGCGGTAACGGGCCGCGACGACCTCAAGCGTGAAGGCCAGGCGCAGCAGGACAAGGCTGATGCCCAGCGTGAGGCTGCGAAGAAGGAAGCGGAGGCCGAAGCGGCGCGTAAAGCCGCGGATGCCAATGAGGCACGCGAAGAAGCCCAGCGGTAG
- a CDS encoding Dps family protein: protein MTTFTIPGLSDAQGRKIADLLQTQLSTYNDLHLTLKHVHWNVVGPNFIGVHEMLDPQVELVRGYADEVAERIAALGRSPQGTPGAILKDRTWDDYSVGRDTVQAHLAALNLVYDGVIADTRTAIKTLDDLDLVSQDMLIGHAGELEKFQWFVRAHLENSGGQLAGGDASTEKKAAAQAKKKAPVK from the coding sequence ATGACCACGTTCACTATCCCTGGGCTTTCCGATGCGCAGGGTAGGAAGATCGCCGATCTGCTGCAAACACAGCTCAGCACCTATAACGACTTGCATCTCACTCTGAAACATGTGCACTGGAATGTAGTGGGCCCCAACTTCATCGGGGTGCACGAGATGCTGGATCCGCAGGTCGAGCTGGTGCGTGGCTACGCCGATGAAGTCGCCGAACGTATCGCCGCGTTGGGCCGGTCCCCGCAAGGCACGCCCGGTGCCATTCTGAAAGACCGTACCTGGGACGACTATTCGGTGGGCCGCGACACGGTGCAGGCGCATTTGGCGGCACTGAACTTGGTATACGACGGTGTGATTGCGGACACCCGCACCGCGATCAAGACGCTCGATGATCTGGACCTCGTGTCGCAGGACATGCTGATTGGCCATGCCGGCGAACTCGAGAAGTTCCAGTGGTTCGTGCGTGCGCACCTGGAGAACTCCGGCGGTCAGCTGGCCGGTGGAGACGCGAGTACCGAGAAGAAGGCTGCGGCGCAGGCCAAGAAAAAGGCGCCGGTCAAGTGA
- a CDS encoding SAM-dependent methyltransferase, with protein sequence MMGRVPDNFFNEMYAISDDPWQLAQRWYEQRKYAITMAMLPRLRYRHVFEPGCSMGVLTEQLAARCEWVTAIDLVGSALESARARIARRGLSDRVSFHRQSLDSRWPAEDFDLVVLSEVAYYLDAAMLRDVLDRELGQMREGTTILAAHWRHAVAEYPLTGDEANRLIGATVGLHHAAGYRDDDVAIDVFVIGQVPSVAAATGVPGAGS encoded by the coding sequence CTGATGGGGCGGGTACCGGACAACTTCTTCAACGAGATGTACGCCATATCCGACGACCCGTGGCAGCTCGCACAGCGTTGGTATGAACAGAGGAAGTACGCGATCACCATGGCGATGCTGCCCCGGCTGCGCTATCGCCATGTCTTCGAACCCGGATGTTCCATGGGGGTACTCACCGAGCAGTTGGCGGCACGTTGCGAATGGGTCACCGCGATCGACTTAGTGGGTTCGGCGCTCGAATCCGCGCGTGCGCGTATCGCTCGGCGTGGCCTCTCGGATCGGGTGAGTTTTCATCGGCAGTCATTGGATTCACGCTGGCCTGCAGAAGATTTCGATCTAGTGGTGCTGTCAGAGGTTGCCTACTACCTCGACGCCGCCATGCTGCGTGACGTGCTGGACCGTGAGCTAGGGCAGATGCGGGAAGGAACGACGATCCTGGCCGCGCATTGGCGACATGCGGTGGCCGAATATCCGTTGACGGGCGATGAGGCGAATCGACTGATCGGTGCAACAGTCGGGCTGCACCATGCCGCCGGTTACCGTGACGACGATGTCGCCATCGATGTGTTCGTAATTGGACAGGTGCCGTCGGTCGCGGCGGCGACCGGGGTGCCGGGAGCGGGCTCGTAG
- a CDS encoding PIG-L deacetylase family protein yields MSVANAGNCARLAERPISAGGTSLAQWLAWPREFPILDLDECPFLILVAPHPDDETLGFGCTASMLRARGVDVVVVSVSDGGGEYPDLSPTERRWLERDRHAELLCATNVLGLDPPVRLGLADGAISEREEEMSGLLAEILDAAPPGAWCAATWRGDGHPDHEAVGRASASAARRTGALLLEYPVWMWHWAVPGDNAVPWHRMCTTPRDRAACGLKRQATNVFQTQLRPRRPDTEAILPSHVVNRLLTLGEAVFR; encoded by the coding sequence ATGAGCGTCGCCAACGCCGGCAACTGTGCGCGGCTTGCCGAACGGCCGATATCGGCCGGCGGTACGTCCCTTGCGCAGTGGCTCGCGTGGCCGCGTGAATTCCCGATCCTGGATCTGGATGAGTGCCCGTTCCTGATCCTGGTCGCGCCGCATCCCGACGACGAGACATTGGGATTCGGCTGCACGGCATCCATGTTGCGCGCACGGGGAGTCGATGTCGTCGTCGTGTCGGTGAGCGATGGCGGCGGCGAGTATCCGGACCTGTCGCCCACCGAACGCCGTTGGCTGGAAAGGGATCGCCATGCCGAATTGCTCTGCGCTACGAATGTTCTTGGTCTCGACCCTCCGGTAAGACTCGGTTTGGCCGATGGTGCGATTTCCGAAAGGGAAGAGGAAATGAGCGGCCTCCTCGCCGAGATTCTCGATGCCGCGCCACCCGGGGCCTGGTGCGCTGCCACGTGGCGTGGCGATGGTCACCCGGACCACGAGGCCGTCGGGCGCGCGTCTGCCTCCGCCGCGCGCCGCACCGGTGCGCTACTACTGGAGTACCCGGTCTGGATGTGGCATTGGGCCGTACCGGGCGACAACGCGGTGCCATGGCACCGAATGTGCACGACACCTCGTGACCGCGCAGCATGTGGATTAAAACGGCAGGCTACCAACGTGTTCCAGACACAGCTGCGTCCTCGGCGGCCGGATACGGAGGCGATATTGCCGTCACACGTCGTGAATCGGCTCCTCACCCTTGGTGAGGCGGTGTTTCGCTGA
- a CDS encoding acyl-CoA dehydrogenase family protein, producing MTADLVRRWLHAGELALPMPGAGHTAARWWKLAALTQHDVTAGRLAEAHCDAVAILCELDGPVPGPTQLWGVWAAEAPNTMVTAAQRDGDCVLDGTKAWCSGAGSCTHALITARREDNTRGLYAVDMSQPEATVLPQIWQNAGMRESDTRSVQLSGAIGVPVGKPGQYLDRPGFWHGAIGVAACWLGGARGVAAPLYRAVAEGHRGSSGDPHAQAHLGAVDAALAAAEAILMTAAAYVDAEPRSERTELIARRVRAVVEHAVDQAIVRTGRALGPGPLALDARHAQHVADLTMYIRQSHAERDLAALGRAVAR from the coding sequence ATGACGGCCGATCTCGTGCGCCGGTGGCTGCACGCCGGTGAGTTAGCACTTCCGATGCCAGGAGCCGGACATACCGCCGCACGATGGTGGAAGCTTGCCGCGCTGACTCAACACGACGTGACCGCGGGACGGCTAGCCGAAGCGCACTGTGATGCCGTGGCGATCCTGTGTGAACTTGACGGCCCTGTTCCCGGCCCGACACAGCTGTGGGGCGTCTGGGCGGCTGAGGCGCCGAACACGATGGTCACCGCCGCGCAGCGGGACGGTGACTGCGTGCTGGATGGGACGAAGGCTTGGTGTTCGGGTGCGGGTTCGTGCACGCACGCTCTGATCACCGCCAGACGTGAGGACAACACGCGGGGACTCTATGCCGTTGACATGAGCCAGCCGGAAGCGACTGTGCTGCCGCAGATTTGGCAGAACGCGGGAATGCGGGAAAGCGACACGCGTTCAGTGCAATTAAGTGGCGCAATCGGGGTACCCGTTGGGAAGCCCGGGCAGTACCTGGATAGGCCGGGTTTCTGGCACGGCGCCATAGGTGTGGCGGCCTGCTGGCTCGGCGGGGCACGCGGTGTGGCCGCACCCCTCTACCGGGCGGTCGCCGAAGGGCATCGCGGGTCTTCCGGTGATCCCCACGCACAAGCTCACCTCGGTGCGGTGGATGCCGCGCTCGCTGCCGCCGAGGCCATTCTCATGACGGCCGCCGCCTATGTCGATGCCGAACCTCGCAGCGAACGCACCGAACTCATCGCACGCCGCGTCAGAGCTGTTGTGGAACATGCTGTGGACCAGGCGATCGTGCGTACCGGCCGCGCGTTGGGGCCCGGGCCCTTGGCGCTCGATGCCAGGCATGCCCAACACGTTGCCGATCTCACCATGTACATCCGGCAGAGCCATGCCGAGCGGGATCTCGCGGCCTTGGGCAGGGCGGTGGCCAGATGA
- a CDS encoding glycosyltransferase: MAYERAVVVVPAHNEVDNLPSCLSAVVTAAACVPVPTLTVVVLDDCDDESIRLAGKYGSDVHFIEVQARNVGAARAAGFSYARTVCAVAASAEHRVWYATTDADSRVDADWLVRQTDSGADMVLGVVRVGNWRQTPAGVVRRYLNAYRAKRKPDGHGHVHGANMGFRADNYWKEGGFAAIGSGEDVDLVRRFELRNYRIHRDEALSVETSARRVGRAPEGFAAYLRSISRREGAG, encoded by the coding sequence GTGGCATACGAGCGGGCGGTCGTGGTGGTGCCCGCGCACAATGAAGTCGACAATCTACCGAGCTGCCTGAGTGCCGTGGTGACGGCGGCGGCGTGCGTCCCGGTGCCGACCCTGACGGTGGTCGTTCTGGACGACTGCGATGACGAAAGCATACGTTTGGCGGGGAAGTACGGATCCGATGTGCATTTCATCGAGGTCCAGGCCCGTAATGTCGGGGCGGCCAGAGCGGCGGGCTTCTCGTATGCGCGGACGGTGTGCGCGGTAGCGGCTTCGGCGGAGCATCGGGTGTGGTATGCCACCACCGACGCCGACAGCCGGGTTGATGCCGATTGGCTGGTGCGCCAGACAGATTCGGGAGCGGACATGGTGCTCGGTGTTGTTCGCGTGGGGAACTGGCGGCAGACACCAGCAGGTGTGGTGCGCCGCTATCTGAATGCGTACCGCGCGAAGCGTAAGCCGGACGGCCATGGTCATGTGCACGGTGCGAACATGGGTTTTCGCGCCGACAACTATTGGAAAGAAGGCGGATTCGCAGCCATCGGCAGCGGAGAGGACGTCGACCTTGTCCGGCGATTCGAACTGAGGAACTACCGGATACACCGCGATGAGGCGCTATCGGTCGAGACGTCAGCCCGCCGCGTCGGAAGAGCCCCCGAGGGATTCGCGGCGTATCTGCGGTCCATCTCACGGCGCGAGGGTGCGGGATGA
- a CDS encoding type 1 glutamine amidotransferase domain-containing protein — protein MSAVLQDRTIAILAADGVERVELEEPRNSIVDAGGTVVVLSIRSGEIAARDHDLAPAGTLHVDREVGTASVDDYDALVLPGGTVNPDKLRADADAVDFVRAFVRSGKPVAAICHGPWTLAEAGVLQGRTVTSYRSIRTDLRNAGAHVLDEELVIDHNLITSRSPEDLPAFCRAIVDNVAAASARR, from the coding sequence ATGTCCGCTGTTCTTCAGGATCGGACGATCGCGATACTGGCCGCCGACGGAGTCGAGCGTGTCGAGCTGGAGGAACCACGTAACTCGATCGTGGATGCTGGTGGCACCGTGGTAGTGCTTTCGATCAGATCGGGTGAGATTGCCGCCCGTGACCACGATCTAGCGCCGGCCGGGACGCTGCACGTCGACCGCGAGGTCGGCACGGCATCTGTGGACGACTACGACGCACTGGTGCTTCCCGGGGGCACCGTCAACCCCGACAAACTGCGCGCCGATGCGGATGCGGTGGATTTCGTGCGTGCGTTTGTGCGATCCGGCAAGCCCGTGGCCGCGATCTGCCACGGGCCGTGGACCCTTGCCGAGGCAGGTGTATTGCAAGGACGAACGGTCACGTCGTACCGCAGTATCCGCACGGACCTGCGCAATGCCGGGGCCCATGTCCTGGATGAGGAGTTGGTCATCGACCACAACCTCATCACCAGTCGTTCCCCGGAGGACCTGCCCGCGTTCTGTCGGGCCATCGTGGACAACGTCGCCGCCGCCAGCGCCAGACGATGA
- a CDS encoding AAA family ATPase, protein MAGYPRLAPGNDEVMRAMRSTASPTYVGAEIRETHTGIVILAGGRAYKLKKPVVTNLLDFSTLELRERACAREVALNSRISSDSYIGVSHLTDPEGGPGEPVVVMRRYPDAARLSAMAKAGRVTKSHLDAVAEVLAAFHKRADRSPSIDEAGALDAVVDRWEDTLTSLEKYVGTVLAADDVRMVRTLATQFISGRAVLFAQRIADRRIIDGHGDLMASDVFCLPDGPVMLDCLEFDDRLRHADSLDDAAFLAMDLEFLGRRDLGEYFMNRYVELSADPAPEPLRHFYIAYRSLVRAKVDCTRFAQGQRAALGRATKHVSMALSHLSAATVRLVLVGGGPGTGKSTLARRISEDIGAQIISTDEVRHQLHRLGVISGGKGVFDAGLYSPENVAAVYDAVLRRARVCLAGGHTVILDATWRNPRHRLRAHQLAYEAGAPMVEFLCMAPLVTAQHRVAARHDGVSDASGDIAAALSSEFVGVDNGWGEAHVIDTRLPLDRSTAEAEERCRQALYAPVPCHPR, encoded by the coding sequence ATGGCCGGATATCCGCGTCTCGCACCCGGCAACGATGAAGTCATGCGCGCAATGCGATCGACCGCCAGCCCCACGTACGTCGGTGCCGAGATCCGTGAAACACACACGGGTATCGTCATTTTGGCTGGAGGGCGGGCATACAAACTCAAGAAACCCGTGGTCACCAACCTCCTCGACTTCAGCACCCTGGAGCTTCGCGAAAGGGCTTGTGCCCGTGAGGTGGCGCTCAACAGCCGCATCTCAAGTGACAGCTACATCGGCGTCTCGCACCTCACCGATCCCGAGGGCGGGCCGGGCGAACCGGTCGTGGTGATGCGGCGCTACCCGGATGCCGCGCGATTGTCGGCGATGGCCAAGGCGGGCCGGGTCACCAAGTCGCATCTGGATGCGGTCGCGGAGGTGCTGGCGGCGTTCCATAAGCGGGCCGATCGCAGCCCGTCGATCGACGAAGCCGGTGCGCTTGACGCTGTCGTCGATCGCTGGGAGGACACGCTGACCTCGTTGGAGAAGTACGTCGGAACCGTGCTCGCCGCGGACGACGTGCGCATGGTCCGGACGCTCGCGACACAGTTCATCTCCGGACGGGCGGTGCTGTTCGCACAGCGCATCGCCGACCGCAGGATCATCGACGGGCACGGCGATCTGATGGCCAGTGACGTCTTCTGCCTGCCCGATGGTCCGGTGATGCTCGATTGTCTGGAATTCGACGACCGGCTGCGGCACGCGGACAGCCTCGACGATGCCGCATTCCTGGCCATGGATCTGGAATTCCTGGGGCGGCGGGATCTGGGCGAATATTTCATGAATCGCTACGTGGAACTATCCGCCGATCCCGCACCGGAGCCGCTGCGGCACTTCTATATCGCCTATCGATCCTTGGTCCGTGCCAAGGTGGATTGCACCCGGTTCGCCCAGGGGCAGCGCGCGGCCCTGGGCCGGGCCACCAAGCATGTGTCGATGGCGCTGAGTCACCTGAGCGCGGCAACGGTTCGGCTTGTGCTGGTCGGCGGCGGGCCGGGCACAGGTAAGAGCACCTTGGCGCGTCGGATATCGGAAGATATTGGTGCTCAGATCATCTCCACCGATGAGGTGCGCCATCAGTTGCATCGTCTGGGCGTGATATCCGGCGGCAAGGGCGTGTTCGACGCGGGGCTGTACTCCCCGGAGAACGTGGCCGCCGTCTATGACGCTGTGCTCCGCAGAGCGCGGGTATGCCTGGCCGGCGGGCACACCGTCATCCTGGACGCGACCTGGCGCAATCCGCGCCACCGGCTGCGCGCGCATCAGCTCGCGTATGAAGCCGGAGCGCCGATGGTGGAGTTCTTGTGCATGGCGCCGCTGGTCACCGCCCAACATCGGGTGGCGGCCCGTCACGACGGAGTGTCGGACGCCAGCGGTGATATCGCGGCGGCGTTGAGTTCTGAGTTCGTCGGTGTGGACAACGGGTGGGGCGAGGCACACGTGATCGATACGCGCCTACCGCTGGACCGCTCGACGGCCGAGGCCGAGGAACGGTGCCGGCAGGCGCTATACGCCCCCGTGCCGTGTCACCCGCGGTAG